CAAAATGGCTGCCGTGCATCACTAACACAAATGCTGTACAGGGATGGTGGAGACTGTGCCGGTTACCACGTGCCTCTTCCCCTCCCCCGctgcctctctcttcctctccatcacacTGCTTTCCCCCCTCATTCTCCCTTATACCAAAGTTTAAAGGTCTTCAATATTATTCAATCAATATTTATGTTTCACTCATTTTATTGAGTgcaataatacatgttatttgtattattattgcttttttttgtgtgtgtgcttgcatcTATTCCAGCCATTTCTTCTCTGTGTATAATCTTATGTTCATGGCTACACCATGTTATTGGGGGAACTAGGTCACTGAAAAAGTAGTGCACTGCGTGGTTGTGTgcatgcagaacacacacatgcagaaacaatATGAAGCAATGCTTTAACAGTGATAAAGCCAAGCATCTCCTTTGATTCTATCTTCTATAATGTTCTCTAACATATACAAGTAAAAAGGCAGTAAACAAATAACTGAATAGGTAACTGAATTGTTTGGAAATAAAATCAGGCTTCAGTGGCAGATGTTGCACCAATTTGCCAGAACTATATGTTTAATGTATCAACAGGACTAAGAAAGAATGGGATAATTGTGAAAAATGCTACAAAAGAATACATCATGGAGGATATAACaaattcccaaattgggatcaataaagtaattctattctattctatagTTTCACTGTGAAACTAACTAAGTATCTTACACAGTGTACCTTAGAAAACAAGTTAACCACACATGTAAATACAGGTTAAGCCTTGAAATAAAGTATAAGAGTCAACAACAGTATAAGAGTATGTGCACTCGGGATACAGAACATCAATACACACAAACGGGTTGAACACACTTGCATACTAGTTCAgtaatgcaaatgttttattgaatgtCTTAAACAGGTTAGTTATTTTGAGGGGCAACGTTTGGTCAGTAGAAGGTAAAGGGGCATACAATATAAGCTCTCCAATGTTTATGCTTGATGAACCAAAGACAGATTAACAGATGTTCAATATAGTCTCAAATCTCAATGTTCAAACTATTCCTGACACTATTTTAATTGTTGTATCAAAATAATGTCAAATCCAGTGGCAAGATCAGTTGTGAGATACagatatattaaaaatgtgttgaatatacTGTAAGTTGGTATGAGCAAAAACTCAGAAACAAAGCAAAGCTTCCAGGGGATACTTCAAGTGGGTACAGTTCCAGAACTATCATTCTGTGTACAGTAATGAGTCGGAAGAGACACAACTGAAGCAAAATACTGATACAAATAATAAGAAAGatatcaaataaacacaaatcacaAGGATCAAGGATTCAATGAAACAAGGAAGGGGTTGATCTCACCTCTGTGAGCATAGTCTCTGACTCAGCATTAGGCCTTGAAACTGTCTTGGTATGGTCAACACTTAGAGTGCTCTGACTGAAGGGTCGGGAGCAATTCATGTCACTCATCCGGGAGTCAGTAGTTCCATACACCTCGTAACTGAACGCCTGCTTCAACGTACCGGTACCTCCTACGTCTGCGTAAAGAGGTGGGTAATACGGAATAACAGGAAGATTCCCACTAGATTTGTAAAACACTCGCTCGTGTCTCCACCTGTAGATCTTCACTGATATAATAACCACTAAACACGTGATGAAAAGAAAGGACACCACAGCCAGAGCCAGCACCAAGTAAAAAGTCAGGTTGTCATTGTACTCCTTGTCCTGTGTAAAGTCACTGAACTCAGACAGCACTTCCGGGAAGTTGTCCGCCACCACCACGTTAACAATGACTGTAGCTGAACGAGAGAGCTGCCCGTTGTCCTCCACTATAACAGTCAgtttttgtttcacagcatcTTTATCAGTCACCTGGCGGATAGTTCTTATTTCTCCATTCTGTAAGCCCACTTCAAACAGCGCCCTGTCTGTGGCTTTCTGCAGTTTATAGGAGAGCCAGGCATTCTGTCCAGAGTCCACATCAACAGCCACCACCTTAGTGACCAGATAGCCCACATCTGCTGAGCGAGGAACCATCTCAGCCACTAGAGAGCCACCAGTCTGGACTGGGTACAGGACCTGAGGGGGGTTGTCGTTCTGGTCCTGGATCAGTATTTTCACAGTCACGTTGCTACTGAGTGGAGGAGAACCTCCATCCTGCGCTTTGACTCGAATATTAAACTGTTTCGTTTGCTCATAGTCGAAGGAACGTACAGCAAGTATCTCTCCACTCTCTGCATTCACTGAAAAATAAGCGGAGGCTGATAACCCATTCAATTGGCTATCCTCGAGGAAGTAGGAAATGCGGGCATTGTTCCCTGAGTCTTTGTCACTGGCTTTGACAGAGTGGATTGACATGCCAGGTGAATTATTTTCAGTGATGAAAGCGGTGCTTGATAATTGTGTGAACATTGGGGGGTTGTCATTAACGTCcgatatttttaaatgaatagtcTTGTTTGTGGAAAAACGCGGGGAGCCCTCATCCATCGCCGTAATTGTTATGTTATATTCCGGCACCGTTTCACGATCTAAAACATTGTCGGACATCAGGCTATAAAAATTAGTTGATGAAGACTTGATTTTGAAAGGTAAATCTTTGctaataaaacactttatttggcCATTTTTGTCTGAGTCCAAGTCTTTGATATTAAGCATTGCTATAACAGTATCTGGAGCTGAATCCTCTGGTATGGGATTGGAAAGGGAAATTATGCTTATGACAGGGGCATTATCATTTAGGTCAGGTCACTCAATTTGTACCTTGCTTGTGTCTGTCAACCCACCTTGTCTGTAGCCTTCAATGTCTATTTCATAACGTTTAGCCTTTTCATAATCTAACACACCAATAACAGTAATTTCTCCGTTATCGGGGTCAATATTAAACAAGGATGATGCACTATCGGTATGCTGGGAAAACGAATACACCAACTCATCGTTTGCTCCTTTATCATTATCAGTGGCACTGACTTTTAAAATAACAGTGCCCCTAGAAGCGTTTTCAGGAACTGTTATTCTGTAAACAGCCTGGGTGAATACTGGTGCATTGTCATTTGCATCCAAAACAACGACATTCATTTTTACGGATCCGGATTTCTGAGGATTACCGCCGTCAAATGCCGTCAACGTTAATTTatgctcttcttctttctctctgtcaagCGACGTGTGAAGAaccatttcaatatattttgtcCCGTCCGGCCGAGGGACAACATTCAATTTGAAATTATCTGTAGGGTTGAGTTTGTACGTTTGAATAGTGTTATGTGCTACATCGGGATCTATGGCACTCTCAAGTGAATAGCGAGCCCCTGGCGAGGCAGATTCACTAATCTGGAAATTGTATTCCCTTTTCGAAAAAATCGGAGCATTATCATTAATATCTGTAACCTCTACATCAACCCGATGCAACTCCATTGGATGTTCTAGGATGATTTGGAAATGAAGAGAGCAGGGGGAAACTTGCTTGCACAATTCTTCTCTGTCTATCCTTTTAGCAACTACCAGAGTTCCCTTATCTGCATTCAGTCCAATGTACTCACTGCCATCCTCGGTAAATATCCTAGCCCGCCCGGATTTAAGCCGTTTAATATCCAAGCCTAGGTCCTGAATGATATTCCCGACAACTGAGCCCGACGCCATTTCTTCAGGTATAGAATAACGGACCTGCCCGAGAGCCATTTCTGCGACACAAATGCAGAGAAGGAGCGGCCACcatgaaaacgttttttttccgCCCTCACAACAAAGAACTCCCATTGTGAGAACAACCTTTCCAAAAGCCGAATATTCAAACCAAACAACCGTGAAAAAATCCGGCTGATATATTTTTAAGAGCTCATTGTTGAGTGCCGGCCAAGTGGTTTTGTCAGTCTGTGGTTCCGACTGTAACAGAGCTGCAATAACAAGGAAGGACGTCAACGAGGAAAGTAACCTCAATGTTCTCACATTAACCGACAGCGGCGCTTGGGGACGTGAAAAgaaactgcagaaaaaaagctaCATGATAGGGATTACTATCCTTTCACTTGTATaaacaagacagaaatacagaaagcataaagaacacattttttgatgaaaatgatgttgtgttgacGAAACTAAGAAAAAACATAGATAACCAAATTGCTTTCCAAGGTGCTGAACATAAGATGAGGGATTTAAAGCATGGCATAAACGAAGGAACTGATTGCTAGCATTTTCTAACCTCTAGAGGCGAGTCTGGTTCATCCAGGATGCTCTTTTCACTCTGTATCCGCTGCATTGTCCCTGTAGAACTGGGGTCCATAATCAGCACATTCTGACTACCAGCTCTGCCAAATTTACAGTCACTTTTTCTGGAGTCAGTCGTCCTGCACACCTCGTAGTTGTAGACGTGTTGCAGagtccctgtccccaaagtgTCTGAGTAACGTGGAGGATAATATGGAATCACAGGGAGATTGGAGTGATACAGGATGCGAGACTGTCTCCACCTGTAGATCTTCACGGATATAATAACCACTAAACACGTGATGAAGAGGAAAGACACTACAGCCAGAGCCAGCACCAAGTAAAAAGTCAGGTTGTCATTGTACTCCTTGTCCTGTGTAAAATCAGTGAACTCAGACAGCACTTCTGGGAAGCTGTCCGCCACCGCCACGTTAACAATGACTGTAGCTGAACGAGAGGGCTGCCCGTTGTCCTCCACTATAAcagtcagtctttgtttcacagCATCTTTATCAGTCACCTGGCGGATAGTTCTTATTTCTCCATTCTGTAAGCCCACTTCAAACAGCGGCCTGTCTGTGGCTTTCTGCAGTTTATAGGAGAGCCAGGCATTCTGTCCAGAGTCCACATCAACAGCCACAACTTTAGTGACCAGATAGCCCACATCTGCAGAACGAGGAACCATCTCAGCCACCAGAGAGCCACCAGTCTGGACTGGGTACAGGACCTGAGGAGGGTTGTCATTCTGGTCCTGGATCAGCATTTTCACAGTCACATTGCTACTGAGTGGAGGAGAGCCTCCATCCTGAGCTTTAACCAGGAAGTGGAAGTCTTTGATCTGCTCATAGTCATAAGAGCGCACTGCATGGATGACTCCACTATCAGCACTAACGGACACATATGAGGAAACTGGCACTCCATTAACAGTGGAATCCTCCAGGATGTAAGAAACACGGGCATTCTGGTTCCAGTCAGCGTCTCTGGCTCTCACTGTGAATATAGAGAGGCctggtgtgttgttttctaCAATGTAGGCCTCATATGAGCTGCTCTCAAAGACAGGCGTGTTATCATTCACATCAGAGATCTGTAAAGTGAGAGTGACGCTGCTGGAGAGGGAGGGCCCTCCCTCATCAGAGCAGGTCACCGTTATATTATACTCAGAGGCTGTCTCCCTATCTAAACCACCATCTGTAATCAAACTGTAGAAATCATTGTTTGAAGACTTCATTACAAAGggaatatcattatttatactGCAGTGGACTTTGCCATTTTCATTTGAGTCTGCGTCTTGAATATTTATCATTGTCACCACAGTACCAACTTTGGCAGCTTCTGAAATCACgtttgtttttgacattatATGGATATCGGGTGTATTGTCATTAATGTCAATGACGTCAATCATCACTTTACACGAGTCAACTAGTCCTCCGTCATCACTTGCCCGGATGTTTATCTGAAATGTTCGAGCTTTTTCATAGTCAACATGTCCTTTTAGCCGAATTTCACCACTATCATCATTTACTTCAAATATCCCACGGGCATGATCTAAAATACTCGAAATTGAATACGTTATTCTTCCATTAGATCCCTGATCTGAATCGGTCGCAGTAACTGTCACTACAACTGTTCCTACTGGTGAATTTTCTTTTATAGATGCTTTAAAAATAGGTTGCGTAAAAACAGGAGCATTGTCATTAGCGTCTAAAACAGTAATGAGAATCTGCATTGTTCCTGTCATCTGCGGCTCTCCTCCATCCACCGCCGTCAAAACTAAAGAGAggtgttcatttttttctctgtcaagAGGCTTTTCTAATACCATTTCTACATTTTTCGTCCCATCTGCTTGATCGTGTAGTCTAATAACAAAATGATCCGCCGGTTCGAGTTTATATGTTTTCAATCCATTTGAGCCTACATCAGAATCAACTGCCCGATCTAATATGAATTTAGCCCCACTAACAGCGGATTCACTGATTTTGAATTTCACGTCGTTCTTTTCAAAGGATGGGGGGTTATCATTAACATCTGTGATCTCAATAGTAACACTGTAAAATTCCATCGGATTCTCTAATATGATCTGAAAATGCAGAGCACAAGGCGTCGTCTGTCCACACAGCGCCTCTCTGTCTATGCTATCTTTGATGAGGAGGACTCCTCTTTCGTTATTCAGCTCAATATATCCGTCACTTTCTCGAGTAAAAATGCGAGCTTTACCCGATTTTAGTCTCTTAACATCCAAGCCAAAATCCCTTGCCATGTTGCCCACTAGAGAACCTTTCGGCATTTCCTCCGGAATCGAGTAGCTGACCTGTCCGAGCACCGAGCCGAGAGAAAGGAGCGAGAAAAACAGCACTACTTGCCCTCCCATTGTTCTGCCCAACGTTATTCCAGAATAAACCAAGATGTTTGCCTTCTGATTTTCTCAGTTGACGCCGAATTTTAAAGCATATTCCCAACGTCGTACATATTTCCTGTTATGTATCTCCCGTTTAGTCCGACGTGTGCTTTGATTCTGCCTCTTATTCTCTTCAACAAAAATACATGGTGGGAGGTACATTGAGTCTGCGGTAAATCTAAGACAGGCTGGCCAACAGCGGCACTCTGAGTTCATAAAGTAAAATTGCTTGtcaaatgttcaaaataaacGGATATGTAccgatttaaaataaaacatagtgAAGAAAAAACACCTCTCCTGTTAGTTGAAAGAGTTGTTTGATACTGCAGTTACCCAATTATTATAATAGTCTAAACAGGCAATATACAATGCAGATGTTGGAATGATTAAAACGTGTCACAGTAAATAGCCATTTCCAAAATGTAACTTGTGTAAAGGTTTTGAATATGCAATCACGTCACTCTCCAGGGTGCTGAAAATAAGGGGAAAGTTATTCAAAGATAGCTACCAATTTCTAACCTCTAGAGGAGAGTCAGGTTCATCCAGGATGCTCTTTTCACTCTGTATCCGCTGCATCGTCCCTGTAGAACTGGGGTCCATTATCAGCACGTTCTGGCTACCGGCTCTGCCAAACTTACAGTCACTTTTTCTGGAGTCAGTCGTCCTGCACACCTCGTAATTGTACACGTGTTGGAGAGTCCCTGTCCCTAAAGTGTCTGAGTAACGTGGAGGATAATATGGAATCACAGGGAGATTGGAGTGATAGAGGGTGCGAGACTGTCTCCACCTGCAGATCTTCACGGATATAATAACCACTAAACacgtgatgaagaggaaggacacTACAGCCAGAGCCAGCACCAAGTAAAAAGTCAGGTTGTCATTGTACTCCTTGTCCTGTGTAAAGTCAGTGAACTCAGACAGCACTTCTGGGAAGCTGTCCGCCACTGCCACGTTAACAATGACTGTAGCTGAACGAGAGGGCTGCCCGTTGTCCTCCACTATAAcagtcagtctttgtttcacagCATCTTTATCAGTCACCTGGCGGATAGTTCTTATTTCTCCATTCTGTAAGCCCACTTCAAACAGCGGCCTGTCTGTGGCTTTCTGCAGTTTATAGGAGAGCCAGGCATTCTGTCCAGAGTCCACATCAACAGCCACAACTTTAGTGACCAGATAGCCCACATCTGCTGAACGAGGCACCATCTCAGCCACCAGAGAGCCACCAGTCTGTACTGGGTACAGGACCTGAGGAGGGTTGTCATTCTGGTCCTGGATCAATATTTTAACTGTCACGTTGCTACTAAGTGGAGGAGAGCCTCCGTCCTGTGCTTTAACCCGGAAGTGAAAGTCTTTGATCTGCTCGTAGTCAAAAGAGCGCACTGCATGGATGACTCCATTATCAGCACTAACGGACACATATGAGGAGACTGGCACTCCGTTAACAGTGGAGTCCTCCAGGATGTAAGAAACACGGGCATTCTGGTTCCAGTCAGCATCTCTGGCTCTCACTGTGAATATAGAGAGGCctggtgtgttgttttctaCAATGTAGGCCTCATATAAGCTGCTCTCAAAGACAGGTGCGTTATCATTCACATCAGAGATCTGTAAGGTGAGAGTGACGCTGCTGGAGAGGGAGGGCACTCCTTCATCAGAGCAGGTGACTGTTATATTATACTGAGAAGCTGTCTCTCTGTCTAAATCACTATCTGTCACTAAACTATAGAAATTATTTGAAGTCGATTTCAATTCAAAAGGAATAtgttcatttataaaacattgaacTCTACCATTTTCACCTGAGTCTGGGTCTTGGATGTTAATCATTGTAACGACTGTGTTGGTGTTTGCACTCTCTGATATAATAGTTGATTTAGACATGATTTTTATCGTCGGCTCATTGTCATTTATATCGACTACATCGACGATCAATTTACAAGAATCAGCAAGTCCCCCGTTATCTCTTCCCCGTACATTGATCTGGAAATTTCGTTTCTTTTCATAATCCAAATGTCCAATCAACTTAACCTCACCGCTGTCCTCATTTATATCAAACATATGTCTGACCTCATCTAAAGTGTTTGTAATAGAATACGTTATTTTCCCATTTAATCCATGATCAGCATCTGATGCACTGACCGTGGTCACTACCGTGCCTTTCGCAGCATTTTCAGCTACAGTGCCTTTGTAAATTGGCTGAGTAAAAACAGGTGAATTGTCATTGGCATCTAACACTGTGATGAGAATCTGCATTGTCCCTGACATCTGTGGCTCTCCTCCGTCTACAGCCGTCAGCGCCAAAGAAATTAActcatttttctctctgtctagAGGTTTTTGTAAGACCATCTCAACATTTTTTGTACCGTCAGCTTGGTTGTGGAGTTTAAGTAAAAAATGATCACTCGGTTTCAGTACGTAGCTTTGAAGACTATTTATACCTACATCTAAATCGACTGCTCTTTCTAGATCAAATTTTGCACCGACGACTGCAGATTCGCTAATTATCAATTTGATATCGTTTTTTTCAAAGGTTGGTGCATTATCgttaatatcagtaatttcaaCTGTTACGCTGTAAAATTCCATAGGGTTCTCTAAGACAATTTGAAAATGCACAGCACAGGGTGTCGTATCACCGCACAACGCCTCTCTGTCTATTCTGTCTTTAATAAGGAGGACTCCTCTTTCGCTGTTCAGCTCCATATATTCTCTGCTATCACCAGAATAAACACG
The DNA window shown above is from Eleginops maclovinus isolate JMC-PN-2008 ecotype Puerto Natales chromosome 23, JC_Emac_rtc_rv5, whole genome shotgun sequence and carries:
- the LOC134859890 gene encoding protocadherin gamma-A11-like isoform X33, translating into MRRHVLLFITIVSLRSVFGQVSYSVPEEMAKGSLVGNIALDLGLDAKRLRLGNARVYSGDSREYMELNSERGVLLIKDRIDREALCGDTTPCAVHFQIVLENPMEFYSVTVEITDINDNAPTFEKNDIKLIISESAVVGAKFDLERAVDLDVGINSLQSYVLKPSDHFLLKLHNQADGTKNVEMVLQKPLDREKNELISLALTAVDGGEPQMSGTMQILITVLDANDNSPVFTQPIYKGTVAENAAKGTVVTTVSASDADHGLNGKITYSITNTLDEVRHMFDINEDSGEVKLIGHLDYEKKRNFQINVRGRDNGGLADSCKLIVDVVDINDNEPTIKIMSKSTIISESANTNTVVTMINIQDPDSGENGRVQCFINEHIPFELKSTSNNFYSLVTDSDLDRETASQYNITVTCSDEGVPSLSSSVTLTLQISDVNDNAPVFESSLYEAYIVENNTPGLSIFTVRARDADWNQNARVSYILEDSTVNGVPVSSYVSVSADNGVIHAVRSFDYEQIKDFHFRVKAQDGGSPPLSSNVTVKILIQDQNDNPPQVLYPVQTGGSLVAEMVPRSADVGYLVTKVVAVDVDSGQNAWLSYKLQKATDRPLFEVGLQNGEIRTIRQVTDKDAVKQRLTVIVEDNGQPSRSATVIVNVAVADSFPEVLSEFTDFTQDKEYNDNLTFYLVLALAVVSFLFITCLVVIISVKICRWRQSRTLYHSNLPVIPYYPPRYSDTLGTGTLQHVYNYEVCRTTDSRKSDCKFGRAGSQNVLIMDPSSTGTMQRIQSEKSILDEPDSPLEQKPPNNDWRFTQGQRPGPSGATGGPEVAMGTGPWPQPPTEAEQLQALMAAANEVSEATATLGPGTMGLSTRYSPQFTLQHVPDYRQNVYIPGSTATLTSNPQQQQATAQQAAQQALPPAQMTAQMTAQMTAQMTSQPEPPKAAQTPASKKKSTKKEKK
- the LOC134859890 gene encoding protocadherin beta-16-like isoform X24, whose amino-acid sequence is MRRHVLLFITIVSLRSVFGQVSYSVPEEMAKGSLVGNIALDLGLDAKRLRLGNARVYSGDSREYMELNSERGVLLIKDRIDREALCGDTTPCAVHFQIVLENPMEFYSVTVEITDINDNAPTFEKNDIKLIISESAVVGAKFDLERAVDLDVGINSLQSYVLKPSDHFLLKLHNQADGTKNVEMVLQKPLDREKNELISLALTAVDGGEPQMSGTMQILITVLDANDNSPVFTQPIYKGTVAENAAKGTVVTTVSASDADHGLNGKITYSITNTLDEVRHMFDINEDSGEVKLIGHLDYEKKRNFQINVRGRDNGGLADSCKLIVDVVDINDNEPTIKIMSKSTIISESANTNTVVTMINIQDPDSGENGRVQCFINEHIPFELKSTSNNFYSLVTDSDLDRETASQYNITVTCSDEGVPSLSSSVTLTLQISDVNDNAPVFESSLYEAYIVENNTPGLSIFTVRARDADWNQNARVSYILEDSTVNGVPVSSYVSVSADNGVIHAVRSFDYEQIKDFHFRVKAQDGGSPPLSSNVTVKILIQDQNDNPPQVLYPVQTGGSLVAEMVPRSADVGYLVTKVVAVDVDSGQNAWLSYKLQKATDRPLFEVGLQNGEIRTIRQVTDKDAVKQRLTVIVEDNGQPSRSATVIVNVAVADSFPEVLSEFTDFTQDKEYNDNLTFYLVLALAVVSFLFITCLVVIISVKICRWRQSRTLYHSNLPVIPYYPPRYSDTLGTGTLQHVYNYEVCRTTDSRKSDCKFGRAGSQNVLIMDPSSTGTMQRIQSEKSILDEPDSPLEQKPPNNDWRFTQGQRPGPSGPHMPYGTHIRWTPKEGTSATGGPEVAMGTGPWPQPPTEAEQLQALMAAANEVSEATATLGPGTMGLSTRYSPQFTLQHVPDYRQNVYIPGSTATLTSNPQQQQATAQQAAQQALPPAQMTAQMTAQMTAQMTSQPEPPKAAQTPASKKKSTKKEKK
- the LOC134859890 gene encoding protocadherin beta-16-like isoform X21, which translates into the protein MGGQVVLFFSLLSLGSVLGQVSYSIPEEMPKGSLVGNMARDFGLDVKRLKSGKARIFTRESDGYIELNNERGVLLIKDSIDREALCGQTTPCALHFQIILENPMEFYSVTIEITDVNDNPPSFEKNDVKFKISESAVSGAKFILDRAVDSDVGSNGLKTYKLEPADHFVIRLHDQADGTKNVEMVLEKPLDREKNEHLSLVLTAVDGGEPQMTGTMQILITVLDANDNAPVFTQPIFKASIKENSPVGTVVVTVTATDSDQGSNGRITYSISSILDHARGIFEVNDDSGEIRLKGHVDYEKARTFQINIRASDDGGLVDSCKVMIDVIDINDNTPDIHIMSKTNVISEAAKVGTVVTMINIQDADSNENGKVHCSINNDIPFVMKSSNNDFYSLITDGGLDRETASEYNITVTCSDEGGPSLSSSVTLTLQISDVNDNTPVFESSSYEAYIVENNTPGLSIFTVRARDADWNQNARVSYILEDSTVNGVPVSSYVSVSADSGVIHAVRSYDYEQIKDFHFLVKAQDGGSPPLSSNVTVKMLIQDQNDNPPQVLYPVQTGGSLVAEMVPRSADVGYLVTKVVAVDVDSGQNAWLSYKLQKATDRPLFEVGLQNGEIRTIRQVTDKDAVKQRLTVIVEDNGQPSRSATVIVNVAVADSFPEVLSEFTDFTQDKEYNDNLTFYLVLALAVVSFLFITCLVVIISVKIYRWRQSRILYHSNLPVIPYYPPRYSDTLGTGTLQHVYNYEVCRTTDSRKSDCKFGRAGSQNVLIMDPSSTGTMQRIQSEKSILDEPDSPLEQKPPNNDWRFTQGQRPGPSGPHMPYGTHIRWTPKEGTSATGGPEVAMGTGPWPQPPTEAEQLQALMAAANEVSEATATLGPGTMGLSTRYSPQFTLQHVPDYRQNVYIPGSTATLTSNPQQQQATAQQAAQQALPPAQMTAQMTAQMTAQMTSQPEPPKAAQTPASKKKSTKKEKK
- the LOC134859890 gene encoding protocadherin beta-16-like isoform X38, whose product is MGGQVVLFFSLLSLGSVLGQVSYSIPEEMPKGSLVGNMARDFGLDVKRLKSGKARIFTRESDGYIELNNERGVLLIKDSIDREALCGQTTPCALHFQIILENPMEFYSVTIEITDVNDNPPSFEKNDVKFKISESAVSGAKFILDRAVDSDVGSNGLKTYKLEPADHFVIRLHDQADGTKNVEMVLEKPLDREKNEHLSLVLTAVDGGEPQMTGTMQILITVLDANDNAPVFTQPIFKASIKENSPVGTVVVTVTATDSDQGSNGRITYSISSILDHARGIFEVNDDSGEIRLKGHVDYEKARTFQINIRASDDGGLVDSCKVMIDVIDINDNTPDIHIMSKTNVISEAAKVGTVVTMINIQDADSNENGKVHCSINNDIPFVMKSSNNDFYSLITDGGLDRETASEYNITVTCSDEGGPSLSSSVTLTLQISDVNDNTPVFESSSYEAYIVENNTPGLSIFTVRARDADWNQNARVSYILEDSTVNGVPVSSYVSVSADSGVIHAVRSYDYEQIKDFHFLVKAQDGGSPPLSSNVTVKMLIQDQNDNPPQVLYPVQTGGSLVAEMVPRSADVGYLVTKVVAVDVDSGQNAWLSYKLQKATDRPLFEVGLQNGEIRTIRQVTDKDAVKQRLTVIVEDNGQPSRSATVIVNVAVADSFPEVLSEFTDFTQDKEYNDNLTFYLVLALAVVSFLFITCLVVIISVKIYRWRQSRILYHSNLPVIPYYPPRYSDTLGTGTLQHVYNYEVCRTTDSRKSDCKFGRAGSQNVLIMDPSSTGTMQRIQSEKSILDEPDSPLEVRKSVLLYC
- the LOC134859890 gene encoding protocadherin gamma-A10-like isoform X31 translates to MGGQVVLFFSLLSLGSVLGQVSYSIPEEMPKGSLVGNMARDFGLDVKRLKSGKARIFTRESDGYIELNNERGVLLIKDSIDREALCGQTTPCALHFQIILENPMEFYSVTIEITDVNDNPPSFEKNDVKFKISESAVSGAKFILDRAVDSDVGSNGLKTYKLEPADHFVIRLHDQADGTKNVEMVLEKPLDREKNEHLSLVLTAVDGGEPQMTGTMQILITVLDANDNAPVFTQPIFKASIKENSPVGTVVVTVTATDSDQGSNGRITYSISSILDHARGIFEVNDDSGEIRLKGHVDYEKARTFQINIRASDDGGLVDSCKVMIDVIDINDNTPDIHIMSKTNVISEAAKVGTVVTMINIQDADSNENGKVHCSINNDIPFVMKSSNNDFYSLITDGGLDRETASEYNITVTCSDEGGPSLSSSVTLTLQISDVNDNTPVFESSSYEAYIVENNTPGLSIFTVRARDADWNQNARVSYILEDSTVNGVPVSSYVSVSADSGVIHAVRSYDYEQIKDFHFLVKAQDGGSPPLSSNVTVKMLIQDQNDNPPQVLYPVQTGGSLVAEMVPRSADVGYLVTKVVAVDVDSGQNAWLSYKLQKATDRPLFEVGLQNGEIRTIRQVTDKDAVKQRLTVIVEDNGQPSRSATVIVNVAVADSFPEVLSEFTDFTQDKEYNDNLTFYLVLALAVVSFLFITCLVVIISVKIYRWRQSRILYHSNLPVIPYYPPRYSDTLGTGTLQHVYNYEVCRTTDSRKSDCKFGRAGSQNVLIMDPSSTGTMQRIQSEKSILDEPDSPLEQKPPNNDWRFTQGQRPGPSGATGGPEVAMGTGPWPQPPTEAEQLQALMAAANEVSEATATLGPGTMGLSTRYSPQFTLQHVPDYRQNVYIPGSTATLTSNPQQQQATAQQAAQQALPPAQMTAQMTAQMTAQMTSQPEPPKAAQTPASKKKSTKKEKK